The window tagagcaccaactcccagagggggcaccagttgctcaaaaaaaaaacaaaaacaaatatgcgccattctcccatccgcgttcgcgaccactcaatagcatttgagaagaaagacttgtagtcacaaaacaattgtaatgtgttcatataggtgtcagctacaatgcacaccttatacatttttttatacattttaaaataaagtgttactaaagttatatatattgttctgtgtatgtgatttcaaagtctagattggtcggattaaccctttaactgccacatcccttaaaacttgattgtcagagggttactgtaaatgcttatgcccgctgggcacagttttcccgatgccaccagggtggcgttgcactgatggcttgagcccgacatcgctgcttgcagctatatttattattatttcttttttcttcttcttttttttgcattcatttagGCTAGCTACTTAATAAATAAGGAGAAGTGAAGATAATTTTGTGGGGAGTCAATCagtcaaatcagttttttttttttttttagcttttgtttctttaaaatattgaatGTAGGTTAGCAAtaacctttcttttactgtctatggtaataACACCTGAAGGCCTCTTGATGGTCAGGGTGGCCTCAATTTTtaataaagctaaaaataaacaTGCAAGATATTTGGTCTCTGTGTATTTCTTATAAAAGTCATTTAATTCAATAATGCGTGTAAGGCCTATATTCGTTAAGATCAACCTATTTTACTAAGTTCCCATCACTGTTCAtctcaataataaaaaatcctGCTACACAAGGGGGCCCTCTAGCGGCCTCACAATATAAAGATGGCGGCGTTAACTTTGACTTCCGGACTCCATCACAACGTCTGATCGATTAATAGGTATATAATAACTTATAACCTTCGATGGACGCTGTTCTTTGAAGTTGATCGGAGTTTTAAGTCGATGTACTTGGCTACAGATTCATTTGCGAGTTAAACGACGCGTGTTGACAGCTTGTCAACAGAATTCCCAGGAACTGCTTTCGGAAAATTCCCAGAGTTTGTAAACCTCAAAGCAAGACCAGAACAGGTGTGTAAAGCCTCTTATTTATAGACGTGGTGCGTTTTCAACATCTTATATATCATCTGAATATATCTGATGTAAATCAGGTATTAGAAAAtcaaatatttgagaaaaaaatcatataataaaatgaGAATAGAAGTTGGAtggattataaaatataatttattacataattaaattaacttccaataataataacaataacacattttgaaaagtttaaacttgcattatttattaattataaagtgaatgattttcttttttcttttttgtcgtaaaatacataacattctttttttcttattatttttttttttttttactctttcatAAATGCTCCAGTTCTAGAGACTGCAGACCAGCTATGATACTATCTGACCATCCGCCAACCTGGAATTTATCAGGGGTCCACAGTTATCGTCTTTTATTACTCTTTGGTAAGATGCCAACCTTTTTTTCCTCCTggtgtattaattattaatatattgtaacTACACTTTTTGATATCTTTCAATAAGCAGTGTGATCTGTCCTCACAACCAGATTTCACTGCTCATCTTCGCTCTGCTCATCTTCGctcctatttatatatatatatataaataggagCGAAGATGAGCAGAGCGAAGATGAATATATAAGAAGagcatatttatataaatatatataaatactttttttatcttCTCTTCCCTGCTAGCTTCCTGTCTTGGTGGAATGTCAGTCCCTGATGCTGTGAAAGTGAGGGATACTGCAATTATCCCTTGTTACAAGACATGTGATGGGGATATTTTGTGGGCATTAACAACTAAATATGAAAAGCTGGATGTCCTACGATGTGTCCAAGGGACATGCACAGAAGGATTCAGTTTTAAGAACAGAGTACACCTCTCCAATGAAAAGTCTGGAAACCCTTCTCTAATAATGTCTCCTGTTCTGTACAATGATGAAGGCTGGTACGAAGCCAGGTGTGGTTTAGAATTTCTTTGTAAATTCCACTTGGAAGTTTTCGGTACGTTCATACTTCAGGTATTAGATCAAAACTGTAGTTAACTCACCACTGTTAGATGTGATCTTATTCTTTGTTTTATGTCTTTTTAATGTTTAGTACCCACTACTGTGAATGTCTCAGTCAGAGGCAACGTCACACTGCCCTGCTTCGCACGCACAGAGAAAAATATCGCCGATGATGCTGTGAGCATCCTGTGGAAAAAAGATGACCAAACTGTATTGCAGGTTCAAGAAGGACTTATAAACTATGGCTCTGGTTTTAGAGGCAGGGCATCAGTTGCACTTCATCACTATAAGGATGGAGACCTTTCCCTTAACATGCTCAGGGTCACCACAGCAGATAAGGGATTGTACCGGTGCTATCACAATACAGATGAGGAACATGGCTATCCTGCTGCTGTCACTCTCAGCGTTACAGGTAATgtcttttataatgtttattttttctccagaaaaaataaataaaaagtttactaAAATGTGCAATTCTTTCTTCAGCTCATCAAAAGCTCTGTGTAAAAAGGTTTGGAGATAATCTCACCCTGGACCTGTTCGGCTCTGACTCTGTGACTGTAACGTTCACCGGTTCTGAAGCAAAGGAGATCCAGGTTTGCAGTGTGACAGGAAACAACACTACATGTTCCTTCGACTATGATAACAGAGTATCTGTCATGAATTACTCCCTCGTGC is drawn from Carassius gibelio isolate Cgi1373 ecotype wild population from Czech Republic chromosome B1, carGib1.2-hapl.c, whole genome shotgun sequence and contains these coding sequences:
- the LOC127949140 gene encoding uncharacterized protein LOC127949140 isoform X1; this translates as MILSDHPPTWNLSGVHSYRLLLLFASCLGGMSVPDAVKVRDTAIIPCYKTCDGDILWALTTKYEKLDVLRCVQGTCTEGFSFKNRVHLSNEKSGNPSLIMSPVLYNDEGWYEARCGLEFLCKFHLEVFVPTTVNVSVRGNVTLPCFARTEKNIADDAVSILWKKDDQTVLQVQEGLINYGSGFRGRASVALHHYKDGDLSLNMLRVTTADKGLYRCYHNTDEEHGYPAAVTLSVTAHQKLCVKRFGDNLTLDLFGSDSVTVTFTGSEAKEIQVCSVTGNNTTCSFDYDNRVSVMNYSLVLRGLTLSDGGTFTVKDNMGEVISINTVTVEGVAWNPFFVSLLALPILLLLFIGLFLWRKYHRTSQVTENHSYYNARESTVVIESAYIGVPQQETNPNISGDVEDYPGLAVEETMPVIPSTEKQDSIDENM
- the LOC127949140 gene encoding uncharacterized protein LOC127949140 isoform X2; the protein is MILSDHPPTWNLSGVHSYRLLLLFASCLGGMSVPDAVKVRDTAIIPCYKTCDGDILWALTTKYEKLDVLRCVQGTCTEGFSFKNRVHLSNEKSGNPSLIMSPVLYNDEGWYEARCGLEFLCKFHLEVFVPTTVNVSVRGNVTLPCFARTEKNIADDAVSILWKKDDQTVLQVQEGLINYGSGFRGRASVALHHYKDGDLSLNMLRVTTADKGLYRCYHNTDEEHGYPAAVTLSVTAHQKLCVKRFGDNLTLDLFGSDSVTVTFTGSEAKEIQVWPGTLSLCLY